The Paenibacillus tianjinensis genome has a window encoding:
- a CDS encoding ribose-phosphate diphosphokinase: protein MHHHQLRIFSGSSNPKLAADIAERLGAPLGQIKLTRFKSGEIYVHYEESIRNCDVFLVQSLAHPINELFVELLVMIDAAKRASARTVNIIVPYYGYARQERKSAPREPISAKMVADVLTTAGATRVITIDLHAAAIQGFFNIPVDHLTALDLISGYLKMKGISNPVVVSPDAGRASMAEKLASRLDSPFAIMIKKRPAHNESVITHVIGDVEGRTPVIIEDLIDTGTTIVNVVEGLKERGAKNSIVCATHGLFSGDALARMDHENIDEVVVTDSIALPDDHSTRYKVLSVAPMLAEATRIIIEGGSIDKLFRDAGI, encoded by the coding sequence ATGCATCATCATCAATTGCGTATTTTTTCCGGTTCGTCGAATCCGAAGCTGGCCGCAGACATTGCGGAGCGTCTTGGTGCACCCCTCGGCCAAATTAAGCTGACCCGTTTCAAGAGCGGCGAGATTTATGTGCATTATGAAGAGAGCATCCGGAACTGCGACGTATTTTTGGTGCAATCCCTCGCTCATCCTATTAATGAGCTGTTCGTTGAGCTGCTCGTTATGATTGATGCGGCCAAACGCGCCTCAGCCAGAACGGTGAATATTATTGTCCCTTATTACGGCTATGCCCGGCAGGAACGCAAATCCGCACCACGCGAGCCGATCTCGGCCAAAATGGTTGCCGATGTGCTGACCACTGCAGGCGCTACCCGTGTGATTACAATTGACCTTCATGCGGCGGCGATCCAGGGCTTCTTCAATATTCCGGTGGATCATCTGACCGCACTCGATCTGATCAGCGGCTATCTGAAGATGAAGGGCATCTCCAATCCTGTGGTCGTATCACCTGACGCGGGACGCGCCTCCATGGCCGAGAAGCTCGCCAGCCGGCTGGACTCGCCGTTTGCCATTATGATCAAGAAGCGTCCGGCGCACAATGAATCGGTCATCACCCATGTGATTGGCGATGTCGAGGGACGGACACCGGTTATTATCGAGGATCTGATCGACACCGGTACGACAATTGTGAATGTGGTGGAAGGCCTGAAGGAACGTGGAGCCAAGAACAGCATCGTCTGTGCAACACATGGTCTATTCTCCGGTGATGCACTGGCCCGCATGGACCACGAGAATATCGATGAAGTGGTCGTCACGGATTCGATTGCACTGCCGGACGATCATTCCACCCGGTACAAGGTGCTATCGGTAGCACCGATGCTGGCTGAAGCCACACGGATTATTATTGAAGGCGGTTCAATCGATAAATTATTCAGAGACGCGGGGATTTAA
- the hisJ gene encoding histidinol-phosphatase HisJ, protein MHIDYHTHHERCGHAVGKLEEYVQRGIELGLQQLGLSDHLPLIHVDPENYYPEMAMPLAELPRYVEECLTLKERYRGVIELRVGLEADYIEGYEEQIRDLLSPYPWDYLIGSVHFLGEWDITDHRQTHGWEGKDVMEVYRRYYDAVRKSALSGLYDIIGHMDVIKRFGFGPQTQEDKAEARELERSALEAIAASGIAMELNASGLSKPCAEMFPAEHVLQQAHTLAIPLTLGSDAHDPAKLGDGLQEARDLLWRTGFRELAVFESRRRTSVPFELKL, encoded by the coding sequence ATGCATATCGATTATCATACCCATCATGAGCGCTGCGGGCATGCCGTTGGGAAGCTGGAGGAGTATGTGCAGCGCGGTATCGAGCTTGGGCTTCAGCAGCTGGGCTTGTCTGATCATCTGCCGCTGATTCATGTCGATCCGGAGAATTACTATCCGGAGATGGCTATGCCGCTCGCCGAGTTGCCGCGCTATGTGGAAGAATGCCTGACACTGAAAGAACGCTACCGCGGGGTCATTGAGCTGCGGGTTGGGCTGGAGGCGGATTATATTGAGGGCTATGAGGAGCAGATCCGTGACCTTTTGTCGCCTTATCCGTGGGATTATTTGATCGGTTCGGTGCATTTTCTCGGGGAATGGGATATCACGGATCACCGGCAGACCCATGGCTGGGAAGGCAAGGATGTAATGGAGGTATACCGCCGTTATTATGATGCTGTAAGGAAGTCGGCGTTATCGGGATTATATGATATTATAGGACATATGGATGTGATAAAACGGTTCGGGTTCGGTCCGCAGACCCAGGAGGACAAAGCTGAAGCGAGAGAGCTGGAGCGAAGTGCCCTGGAAGCGATAGCCGCCAGCGGAATCGCCATGGAGCTTAATGCTTCCGGGCTGTCCAAGCCATGCGCTGAAATGTTTCCGGCGGAGCATGTGCTGCAGCAGGCACATACTCTAGCTATACCGCTTACACTAGGCTCCGATGCCCATGACCCGGCTAAGCTGGGAGACGGGCTGCAGGAAGCTCGCGACCTGCTGTGGCGCACAGGCTTCCGTGAGCTGGCGGTGTTTGAAAGCCGGCGCCGGACATCCGTTCCGTTTGAGCTAAAATTATGA
- the hisIE gene encoding bifunctional phosphoribosyl-AMP cyclohydrolase/phosphoribosyl-ATP diphosphatase HisIE, giving the protein MSQEQEDIIEGIRWNESGLLPAVVQDARSLEVLMVAYMNPESLRLSLESGQTWFWSRSRSELWHKGGTSGNTQSITSIHYDCDSDTLLVKVLPEGPACHTGENTCFYREIPLSHPAVAAQKAEPARTAAELADERRFAVLGELERVIAEREIERPEGAYTTYLFDKGVDKILKKVGEEASETIIAAKNKDNAELRLEVSDLIYHLLVLLQERKLPLDEIMDELSARHERPRRD; this is encoded by the coding sequence ATGAGCCAAGAACAAGAAGACATTATTGAAGGTATCCGCTGGAATGAATCGGGACTGCTGCCTGCTGTGGTACAGGATGCGCGCAGCCTGGAGGTGCTGATGGTTGCCTATATGAATCCGGAGTCGCTGCGGCTCTCGCTGGAGAGCGGCCAGACCTGGTTCTGGAGCCGTTCGCGCAGCGAGCTGTGGCATAAAGGCGGAACTTCCGGCAATACCCAGTCTATTACTTCCATCCATTATGATTGCGATAGTGATACCCTGCTTGTGAAGGTGCTGCCGGAGGGCCCGGCCTGCCATACAGGGGAGAATACTTGCTTTTACCGCGAGATTCCGCTTAGCCATCCGGCAGTTGCGGCGCAAAAGGCGGAACCAGCAAGGACCGCAGCCGAACTGGCTGACGAAAGACGATTCGCTGTATTGGGCGAGCTGGAGCGGGTCATTGCTGAGCGGGAAATCGAGCGTCCGGAGGGTGCCTATACAACCTATCTGTTTGATAAAGGTGTAGACAAGATTCTGAAGAAGGTGGGCGAAGAAGCGTCTGAAACGATTATCGCCGCCAAAAATAAAGACAATGCAGAGCTGCGCCTGGAGGTCAGTGACCTAATCTATCACCTGCTCGTGCTGCTTCAGGAGCGCAAGCTCCCGCTGGATGAGATAATGGATGAGCTGAGTGCCCGCCACGAACGGCCGCGCCGCGACTAG
- the hisA gene encoding 1-(5-phosphoribosyl)-5-[(5-phosphoribosylamino)methylideneamino]imidazole-4-carboxamide isomerase has protein sequence MSSFIVYPAIDIRDGKCVRLQQGDYAQETIYNDSPVQVAKSWEEQGGQFIHLVDLDGAKAGHPVNDAIIGAIARNAGVPVQVGGGLRTLADVEKLLGLGVSRVIIGTAAINDHAFTEAVLAKYGDKVAIGIDARGGYVATHGWLNTSEVRAEDLAKELAAKGAETFIYTDISRDGMMQGPNIEGILSMAAASGRTVIASGGVTSLDDLLRLNVHSGSGIGGAIVGKALYTGNIKLPEALSALGQK, from the coding sequence GCGATTGATATCCGGGATGGAAAATGTGTAAGACTGCAGCAGGGCGATTACGCCCAGGAGACCATATATAACGACAGCCCGGTGCAGGTGGCAAAATCGTGGGAAGAGCAGGGCGGCCAGTTCATCCATCTCGTTGATTTGGACGGAGCGAAGGCCGGACATCCGGTTAATGATGCCATCATCGGCGCCATCGCCCGTAATGCGGGTGTTCCCGTGCAGGTCGGTGGCGGACTGCGTACGCTGGCTGATGTGGAGAAGCTGCTGGGCCTTGGCGTCAGCCGGGTGATTATCGGGACAGCGGCTATTAATGACCATGCCTTTACGGAGGCTGTGCTGGCCAAATACGGCGATAAAGTGGCCATTGGCATTGATGCTAGGGGCGGCTATGTGGCCACGCACGGCTGGCTGAATACCTCTGAAGTTCGGGCAGAAGATTTAGCGAAAGAGCTCGCGGCCAAGGGTGCTGAGACGTTCATCTATACAGATATCTCCCGCGACGGCATGATGCAGGGTCCGAACATAGAGGGTATTCTCTCGATGGCCGCTGCGAGCGGACGGACGGTTATCGCCTCCGGCGGTGTTACCAGCCTGGATGATCTGCTGCGGCTTAATGTACATAGCGGCAGCGGTATTGGCGGAGCGATTGTCGGCAAGGCGCTGTATACCGGCAATATAAAGCTTCCCGAAGCGCTGTCGGCGCTGGGGCAGAAATAG
- the hisF gene encoding imidazole glycerol phosphate synthase subunit HisF encodes MLAKRIIPCLDVKDGRVVKGVNFVNLRDAGDPVELAALYDREGADELVFLDISASVEGRATMVEVVRQTAGEIAIPFTVGGGISTVDDMKRILRAGADKIGINTAAVNNPQLILEGARRFGSQCIVVAMDAKYNEAWGEWEVYTHGGRKPTGIRALAWAKEAETMGAGEILLTSMDADGTKDGFDLKLTSAVSDLVSIPVIASGGAGNIDHFYDVFIEGKADAGLAATIFHYKEIAIHDLKADLKSKGVEIR; translated from the coding sequence ATGTTAGCCAAACGCATCATTCCCTGTCTTGATGTGAAGGACGGACGGGTAGTCAAGGGCGTGAATTTCGTTAATCTGCGTGATGCCGGGGACCCGGTGGAGCTGGCGGCGCTGTATGACCGCGAAGGTGCCGATGAACTGGTGTTTCTGGATATCTCCGCTTCGGTGGAAGGGCGGGCTACGATGGTAGAGGTGGTGCGGCAGACTGCGGGGGAGATCGCGATTCCCTTTACCGTTGGCGGCGGAATATCGACCGTGGATGATATGAAGCGGATTCTGCGCGCCGGTGCGGATAAAATCGGCATCAACACAGCCGCAGTGAATAATCCGCAGCTTATTCTGGAAGGCGCGCGCCGCTTTGGCTCCCAGTGTATTGTGGTGGCAATGGATGCCAAATATAATGAGGCGTGGGGCGAATGGGAAGTGTACACGCACGGAGGGCGCAAGCCTACCGGAATCCGGGCGCTGGCATGGGCAAAAGAAGCCGAAACCATGGGTGCCGGAGAGATCCTGCTGACCAGTATGGATGCTGACGGGACTAAGGACGGCTTCGACTTAAAGCTGACATCTGCTGTAAGTGATCTGGTAAGCATTCCTGTAATCGCTTCGGGCGGCGCCGGGAATATTGACCATTTTTACGATGTATTTATCGAGGGCAAAGCCGATGCCGGACTGGCGGCCACGATTTTTCATTATAAAGAGATTGCCATTCATGATCTGAAGGCAGATTTGAAGTCTAAAGGGGTAGAGATCCGATGA